The following are encoded together in the Xiphophorus hellerii strain 12219 chromosome 3, Xiphophorus_hellerii-4.1, whole genome shotgun sequence genome:
- the LOC116714011 gene encoding LOW QUALITY PROTEIN: nucleolar GTP-binding protein 2-like (The sequence of the model RefSeq protein was modified relative to this genomic sequence to represent the inferred CDS: inserted 1 base in 1 codon): MVKPQFKGKNSINPSSSSSNPDRAKGAGGNNMRDRATIKRLNMYRQKQRCNNRGKVIKPLQYQSTVAPGTVARVEPNIKWFTNTRVIKQSALQKFQEEMGSVQKDPYRVVMRQSKLPMSLLHDKAKPHNSKVHILDTEGFETTFGPKAQRKRPNLLVGDVKDLVERAEASALNYSADKDTNLVTEDTGVREEVREEIFXKGQSKRIWGELYKVIDSSDVIIQVLDARDPMGTRSKSIETYLKKEKPWKHLIFVLNKCDLIPTWVTKRWVAVLSQEYPTLAFHASLTNSFGKGSLIQLLRQFGKLHTDKKQISVGFIGYPNVGKSSVINTLRSKKVCNVAPLAGETKVWQYITLMRRIFLIDCPGVVYPSEDSESDIVLKGVVQVEKIKNPEEHIGAVLERAKPEYIQKTYRIPTWSSADDFLEKLAFRTGSF, translated from the exons ATGGTAAAGCCTCAGTTTAAGGGGAAGAACTCGATAAACCCTTCTTCATCCAGCTCGAACCCCG ATCGAGCCAAAGGTGCAGGGGGAAACAACATGAGGGACAGAGCCACCATTAAGCGTCTGAATAtgtacagacaaaaacaaagatg TAACAACCGAGGGAAAGTTATCAAACCTTTACAGTACCAGTCTACAGTAGCACCAGGAACAGTGGCCAGAGTTGAACCCAACATCAAATGGTTTA CAAACACTCGAGTGATAAAGCAGTCAGCCCTCCAGAAGTTTCAAGAGGAGATGGGATCAGTACAGAAGGATCCATACCGTGTGGTGATGAGGCAAAGCAAACTGCCCATGTCTCTTTTGCATGACAAAGCCAAACCTCAT AACTCTAAGGTGCACATACTAGACACTGAGGGATTTGAGACCACATTTGGACCTAAGGCTCAGAGGAAGCGGCCCAATCTCCTGGTTGGAGATGTGAAGGATCTTGTAGAGAGAGCGGAGGCTTCAGCGTTGAACTACAGTGCCGACAAAGACACGAACTTGGTGACAGAGGACACTGGTGTCCG GGAGGAAGTACGTGAGGAGATTT AAAAGGGTCAATCGAAGAGGATCTGGGGAGAACTCTACAAG GTGATCGACTCGTCTGATGTCATAATCCAAGTGCTGGACGCCCGTGATCCGATGGGAACCCGCTCCAAAAGCATTGAGACATATCTGAAGAAAGAGAAACCTTGGAAACATCTCATCTTTGTATTAAACAAGTGTGATCTTATCCCTACCTGGGTCACG AAACGATGGGTTGCCGTTCTGTCCCAAGAGTATCCAACTCTAGCTTTCCATGCCAGCCTGACCAACTCATTTGGTAAAGGTTCTCTCATCCAGCTCCTCAGGCAGTTTGGGAAG CTCCACACAGACAAGAAACAGATAAGCGTGGGTTTCATTGGCTACCCAAACGTGGGAAAGAGTTCAGTTATCAACACTCTGCGCTCAAAGAAGGTCTGCAACGTGGCACCCCTCGCTGGAGAAACAAAG GTGTGGCAGTACATCACACTAATGAGGCGCATCTTCCTCATCGACTGCCCCGGTGTCGTTTACCCATCAGAGGACAGCGAGTCTGATATAGTCCTAAAGGGAGTg GTTCAAGTGGAGAAGATCAAAAACCCAGAAGAGCACATCGGTGCGGTACTGGAACGAGCCAAACCCGAGTACATCCAGAAGACTTACCGAATCCCAACATGGAGTTCTGCTGATGACTTCCTTGAGAAGCTGGCATTCCGTACTGGAAGCTTCTAA